The Vibrio agarivorans genome contains the following window.
ACCAGTCTGGACTCTCACCCAGCCTTCTTCCGCGTTCACTTCCAATATTTTGTTCATATGGCGCGAAAGATCCACCACGATACCTTTCGTCAAAGACTGGCCATTGGTGCCTGTTCCACCACCACGCGGTGAAAATGTCACACGTTCAAATTCAGGCAAACTGCCGATTTTACCCAGTAAAACCACGTCTTGAGTGGTTTTAGGGTGCACAACGGCTTGCGGAAGTTGTTGATAGACACTGTTGTCAGTGGCAACCGCGAGACGGCTTGAGTATTGAGTTTCAATATCTCCGCTAAAGCCTTTCGCCGCTAGTGCCGATAGATAGGATGATACGACGGGATCGACATCGGTCGTCGAATGAAGTCTGGGTAACATAAGCTTCCTGCTCCTTGGTACGAGAATGGCGTGTAACCAAGTATCCGTTAAATTAAAATGTTGATTGAGGTCACTTTACAACATTTAAAAAGGTGTTCAAAACACTATTACAATGCCAAAATGCGTGCCACTAAGGATTTGTACGCTGAACCAGCAGAAAATAGACAAAAACGGCAATGAATGCCGTCAAATAGAGCAACAACATGAAAAAAAACAAAATTGTAACCACGGAAGATATTCTGTTAAAACTGTGCCAATCGGTTTCCGGCGTACTGACTTCTGCAACAGGATCAAATGTGTCTTATTCTGCCATGGTGCAGAAAATCAACAAAACTGCGCTAAAACCTGATTTTGGCTGTTTTGTCCTTTTTGACGGCGGTTTCTCAGGCTTAGTTGTCATCAACTTTACGTCTAAAGCAGCCTTAGAGTTGTACACCAACTACATGCGCAACATGGGCATGCCAGAAGAAGAACTCGCCGTACTCCACACCTCTGATGAAGTCGGAGATGTTCTTGGTGAGTTGATGAACCAGCTTGTTGGTGATTTTACCAATAAGATCCGTAAAGAGCTGCAAACGAACATTACGCAAAACCAACCAAAAATGTTGGCGTTAAACAAACAAGTCATTTTGTCTGTCGATACCAACCTTGACCGCCCACAAGCGCGTCGCGTGACCTTCTCAACCGAGAAAAACAATATTTTCTATCTTGAGTTAGCCATGGATAAGACAGAGTTCATTCAACTTGAAGAGTTTGAAGTGGCCGAAGACGAGTGTCCTGATGCGATTTTAGAAGCCACTCAACAAGCAATGAGTCAGCCGAAAAAAGAACAGAAGAAACCGAGTGATGACCCTACTGACCTGTTGGATAAGCTAGGAATTTAACCTTCCCCAGTAACACTCATTCAAGGTTATTGAGCCCAAGTAAAAACCATTTTACTTGGGCTTTTTTCTTATCCTCATTTCCGTTTGTTGCCAAAAAAAGGTAAAATACCGCTCTTTTATTTTTGTCTGTTGTAAAGTCTTCATGAGTAAACAAAAAGCCTTAAAGAAAATTGCTAAGTGTCTAGAGCTTGGGAATTCCGCAAACGTCAACGAAGCCGCGAATGCTATCAAGATGGCCCACCGCTTGATGTTAAAATATGGCTTAGACAAGGATGATATTGAGTTCATTAAACTCGGCAAAACTCTCTCTTCTCACCTGCTGCCAGCGAATGTGAGTTCAACACTGCTACGCGTTATCCGAGGCATCAACACCAAGTTTGGGGTTGAAGCGGTACTGCTTAACCATAAAGGCTTAAAGAAAGTCGAGTTTATTGGTGAAGCCGATCGCGCCATTTTCGCCGCCTTCGCATTTGATATCATTTACCGTGAATTGAATGAGCAAACCGGACAGTTTCGCAATAGCTTTGCAGGAAGTGGCACGTCCTCTCCAGAAGTAACACGCCGTGTAAACAGCTTCGTTTCAGGCTGGGTTGAAGGGGCATTGGAAAAACTGCCGGTGATTACCCCTGATGAAGACTCAGCCAATAAAATCAACGACTACATTGATAAAGAGTTTAAGAACATAGACCGCGAAACCTTCAAGCAGCAGTTAAGAGAGGCGATGAAGAACCTCACTGATGACTATGAAAAAGGGCTGAAAAAAGGACGTACCGTTTCGGTCAATCGCCCTATCAATGGTGCTCAAGCGCCGAAGATGTTGGAAAAATAACTTTGCATCTACTCGCTGTATTTTTGATGGGTCTCTGTGTCAGTTTTCACTCGCTAGCCTCAACCGATAGCGATAACACTGACATAGCGGCCATATCTCAACTTGAGCGAGAAGCCGATCTCGGTGATGTACAGGCGCAACAAACTCTGGTCGAGCATTACCTACAAAACCCAAGCCTAATTCGTGACATCGCATGGTATCAGCAACTTCTTATGGTAAACGCTTTTCATGGCCATCTCGAGAGTCAACTGGCATTGGCTGATATGTTAGAACACTATTCTGCTAATGATCCCGAACTGCTCGACTTAACTATCGCCGCTTACTCTGCTATTCAGCAGCAATCTACATTCGCTCATCAGCGAGCAAGCGAACTGCTTGAGCAAAAATTCAACCTCGCCAAGAAAGCCCAGCTCGATACTCAGCCATTAGAAACCCTACCAATTTCGATTGAAAAAGACACTTCGGAGTTAGATGACCACCATTTCTCTCCGGTTAGCCTCTCAATCATCTTAGTCTTGTTTTTCGGCGCAGTTGGTAGCGCATTAAGCGCTTTTCGTTCTAAAAAAACACTCTCCTTAGTAGATCTTGATGGGCTCAACCGTCAAGTCGCCGAGCACCAGCTCACCATAGACAGACAAAAGCAGCAACTTATAAAAGCACAGCGACTATTGTCTAAATCGCCACAAATGAGTTCGCAACAAAACCGCTCAACAAAGTCATCTCACGCCACAAAGAATACACTCTCGGCAAATGAAAAAGCGTTAATGCAAGCTTGCCGCGTTTTCGGCTATCTGCCAGACCAAATTCCTGATCAGAATGAGATCAAACGCCAATACAAAAAATTGTCTCACCGCTTTCACCCCGACCGTCATGGTGATGGTGATAGTGACAAAATGAAAACACTGAACAGAGCATTTTCAATTCTTATCAAAAATCAAACTATAACGCTTTGATTAATTTCCCATCAATACGGGCATAAGCCGCAAATTTAACATATAGTTCACATATATGTCGCTCAATAGTCGCGTGTAAGTGGCATAATAAGTAAGACAAAATAAATGATAAAGAGCGTACAGATTGAGCGCTCGCACTAAAGTGAGTAACGGGAGATCGTATGAAAAGCCACTATGGCCAGTGTGACTGGTGTAAAGAATTGAGGCATGTTGGTAAGCTAGAGTATATTGATGGCAAGCACCACTACTCTTGTGATGAATGCCTGTCCTTAGCAAAAATTGATGTTCGATTATTTAATCGAGACGAGCTGACGCTACGTTCTCGCCTAGAGCAACGCAGTGCATTAGGGTAAGTTTTCCCCCTAATCCTTTTCCATTCCGAACCCAATTCGAAAACCAAACTCTGAGCGCATCTTCTAGTCCATGCGCTCTTGAACGTGCGTGTCTCTTCAGTAATCATCTTTTCTCAAATTGATTCTCAAAATAAAAAGATAACCTAAATCAGAGTCTGCCGAACATCGCTCCAGGATCTCAACAATGAGATCAATTGCCGCACTTCCTTTGTCTCAAACATTACAAATCATGCTTTTCTAGTACTTTTGCATCAAGCCCCTCTTGAGCTAAACCAACCTTTCGCCAATACTCAGCTCTCACATTAAATGTCATTTTGACTCTCAATTCGACAATCAACCTGAAAATTAGAGACTGATTAGGGATCATCATGAGTCGTTTTCTTTTCATTTCCACACTCACCGTTTCACTGTCACTACAAGCAGGAACAGCTATTATTCTTCCTGGCTTACACGAAGAGTCGCAGGATTTAGACGGCAATTCGATGAGTGCTGCTGAAGTGATCGACTGGGAAACAGAAAATAGCGATATTGTTTTTGGTTCTTTCGCAGAACGTCACTTTAACGAGCAAGTACAAGCTGTTGGTTACATGTACAACCAAAAGTTAGATGTTAATGGTGGGTGGCTTGAAGATAGCTTACGAAATGACGCGCTACTCAAAGGGGTCGATTATGAGGACTACTTTTTACACTTTTCAGAAGATACGATTCTCGCAGAGGTGAATAGTACCCACGGAGAAAACACCCTCCTTAATCGCAAGCCAACCATTGTGGGTTATACCGTTTCAGAAGATCATGCTGGCTTTCTACTATATCAACAGCCTCCATGGAATGCTGACGTGTTTGAACATCATCAGCAAGGCGGTGCGCTATTTGTTTACCATACAGAGCAGTTTGACAGAATCACCTTCAAGCTTGCGTCGACCGCTCTTGATGGCAGTATCAGCATCGAATACCCGTCAGCAACCGACAGTCAGGGTCGCGTCACTCGATGGTCAACACTGGAGATTAAAAAAGACAAAACCGTCGGGCTTACACAAAGTGGTACGGTGACGTGGCAACTACCGCTTGATTGGGTTCGGGCGACGACACACGACGGTAGTGGCAGCAGCTACGGTGGCGGCCAATACTTCGGCTCAACCTATGTACGCGATGGCGGGCTGTCGTATGTACTGCGAATTCGCTGGCACAACACAAACAGCTCTGATCCTCGCCCTATCCTCAACGAAGTAAAACTTAAAAACAGCTTTCCGACCGTTAAACCTGAGCAAGCGCCAGCGGTCACGTCTGATGGAAAAACGATCCAGCGTTGGCGCAAAGTTCGTGGCTTTGACAAAAGCGCTGACCTCAACAATGACAATTACCTCTCATGGAATGAATACAAAAACCGCTCAAACAGAAACGCCACCGCACGCTTTCGCTGGGAGTCTCGTGTAGTCCCCTTTGGTAAGATGTGGAATCAAAATTCATCGTGGGCACTGACTCACCTTGCAAACCCTGACTATTTGCAAGCAATGCATAGTTACTACCAAAGTGAATGGCAACAGGTAGGGCTAAATGGCGCTTATAATGACGATACCAACAAGCTTCTCGGCAGCAATCAGTTCTATGTATTTTCCGGTGGACACGTTCAAGAGCTTGATTCGATTGTCGGTAGCTCAGAAGCCGACCAAATATACCAGCAACAGTTCGCAGGCTTTCTGAAATCTTTATCTGAGTTAGCCCCAGACGCCCTCATCAGTGTGAATGTTGGCACTGCAAACTTACAAGGTAGAAACGGACAAAACCATCTCTCTGACGCTGCGTCTCTTTACTTAAGAGAGCACTACCTCTTCCCCTCAACCGGATTCAGCGGCTATGCGGGCTTAGCTAAGTTCTGGGATAACTCAGCCTTAGCTGCAAAGGGAAAGCGCGTGATCTTTCAGGCAAGCACACGTTATGGTCGGGTCCAATATTTCGGAACCAGTAAAGAGAACTGGCAAGCAGACCAATACTCGTCTCTTGCTGCCTACTACCTTAACCATCACCCACAACGAAGCTATTTTAATCAGTGGAATAATGGTTATCAGTATGGCAGTGACAACACCACCGAATCGAACTACTGGAAAGTCGGTGTGGCAAAGAACATCGCCTATCAACCGACTCATCTACTCAATATCGATCTTGGCGAGCCTGCCAACTTTGTGCCTCAGGGTTATACACCGATACCAATGATGATGTCGACATCGACACCTGCACCCGCTGATTACACTATTGTTGGCGATGCGAGTATGCAGAACTTAACCCACCATGACCTGCCAAACGGAGCTATATCGGTCACGCCTACTCACACTTATTTCTTATACCAATCTGAGCGTGCTGTCGTTAATGGTGGGCCAGAAGAGATGGTGCTAGCACGTGAATACACCAAGGGCCGAGTACTTTATCGTACCGACTTTTTTGGTAAAAATTCTGAATACTATTCAGCGGCACCCATCACTATTCAACTTGACACCGCAATGCGAGTGGTCGATGCCACAGGGGCAATGAGTGACTATGTAAATGAAGTCACGCTGCAAGGCTATGAAGGCCTGTTCTTACTGTATTAAAAAGACTAACTCAGTAGTGGTAAGCCGAGATCTCCCTAAGTCACGCAAGTTGGACTTTATTGATGCAAGCAGGAAATTCAGGCATAAAAAAACTCGCGACATGCGCGAGTTTTAAAATCATGGGTATTACTGCGTGTTAGCCGCGACGGTTATTACGACCTGAACGACCAGTAGAGCGACCTTGCTCAGAGCGATTTTGACCCTGACCTCCACCTGTTGCAGTGCGAGTGCTAGGCTTACGACGACCGTTGCTACGACCACGACCAGCAGGCGTGCTTACGCGCTCTTCGTGACGTTTTACTGCACGACGAATCTTCTGGCTCTTCGCGCGCTCACGCTTACGTGATGTATTATCTTTGTTCAGATCAAGCATGGTTTCTTTCTCTGCACGCAGTTCTACCATATCACGTAGGTAGTTTACTTCTTTCAGAGACAGTTCCATCCATCCGCCACGAGGCAATTTCTTATCTAGGAAGATATCACCGTAACGAACACGCTTCAGACGTGACACGGTACAGTCTTGAGATTCCCATAGGCGACGAACTTCACGGTTACGACCTTCGTTAATCACAACGTAGAAGGTATGGTTCATGCCTTCACCACCGGTGTACACCACGTCTTCAAAGCGCGCCAAGCCATCTTCAAGCTCAACACCTCGTACAAGGTTTTTCACCTTATGTTCATCAACTTCGCCGAATACGCGAACAAGGTACTCACGCTCAACTTGACGACTTGGGTGCATCAGACGGTTTGCAAGCTCACCATCAGTAGTAAACAACAACAGACCTGACGTGTTTGCATCAAGACGACCAACAGAAATCCAGCGAGAACCGCGGATCTTAGGCAGACGGTCAAATACTGTGCGACGACCTTCTGGATCGTGACGAGTACAAAGCTCACCTTCTGGTTTGTAGTAAGCAAGAACGCGACAAACGACTTCTTCTTGAACTTTAGCGGATACGATATGTCCATCAATACGGATAACGGCGCTCTCGTCTTCAAGACGCTCGCCCAATTTAGCGACAATACCATTTACGCTAACTCGACCAGATTTAATCAGCGCTTCCAGTTCACGACGAGAACCGTGGCCTGCACGAGCTAAAATCTTCTGTAACTTTTCGTTCATTTATCTACCTAAGTATGTCGTCTTCACAGACGTCAGTGGGATGGGTGCTATTAAGTATAACCACGCACACAAAATGCGGTGGCGAAGTATCGCAAATATAGACAAAAAAATCATCTTTTTTCGTCTATGTTCGTAAAGCTAAATTGAGTCCCGCAGCACGCTACTCGAATGGCGCTGGATCACCTGTTCCAACACGAGCAACAACGGGGTCTTCATCACTAAAATCGATTACCGTTGTTGGCTGCTCTCCTAGGTAACCACCGTTAAGAATGACATCCACCGCGTGCTCTAACTTATCACGAATATCTTCTGGGTCAGACTCAGTGACATCACTACCCGGCAGAATCAATGACGTTGACATCAATGGCTCACCCATGGCTTCGAGTAGATCCAACGCTATTTGATTGTCAGGAACACGAATACCAATCGTCTTACGTTTCGCATTCATTAGACGACGTGGCACTTCTTTCGTCCCTTTGAAAATAAAGGTGTAAGGCCCTGGTGTATTGTTTTTCAGTAAACGAAAGGCCGTATTGTCAACGCGTGCATAAAGTGAGATTTCCGATAAATCACGGCACAACAGCGTAAAGTTATGCTTATCGTCAATACGACGAATTTGACAAATACGCTCTAGCGCTTGCTTGTTTTCAAGTTGACAACCTAGTGCATAACCCGAATCCGTTGGATAAACCACAACGCCCCCATTGCGGATAATCGCAACCGCTTGGTTAATCAAGCGCGTTTGAGGGTTCTCTGGATGAACATAAAAAAACTGGCTCATAACTGTTCCTCGTTGTTATTTGTTTTTTCTTCCATTGGTAAAAACTGCCAATCTTTCCAAACCGGCTCAACACCGGATGGAAGCCATAAGTTTCTACCCAACTCCATCCATGGAGAGGGATAATGGAAATCACTGC
Protein-coding sequences here:
- a CDS encoding DUF3334 family protein — its product is MKKNKIVTTEDILLKLCQSVSGVLTSATGSNVSYSAMVQKINKTALKPDFGCFVLFDGGFSGLVVINFTSKAALELYTNYMRNMGMPEEELAVLHTSDEVGDVLGELMNQLVGDFTNKIRKELQTNITQNQPKMLALNKQVILSVDTNLDRPQARRVTFSTEKNNIFYLELAMDKTEFIQLEEFEVAEDECPDAILEATQQAMSQPKKEQKKPSDDPTDLLDKLGI
- a CDS encoding DUF2786 domain-containing protein, with protein sequence MSKQKALKKIAKCLELGNSANVNEAANAIKMAHRLMLKYGLDKDDIEFIKLGKTLSSHLLPANVSSTLLRVIRGINTKFGVEAVLLNHKGLKKVEFIGEADRAIFAAFAFDIIYRELNEQTGQFRNSFAGSGTSSPEVTRRVNSFVSGWVEGALEKLPVITPDEDSANKINDYIDKEFKNIDRETFKQQLREAMKNLTDDYEKGLKKGRTVSVNRPINGAQAPKMLEK
- a CDS encoding J domain-containing protein yields the protein MHLLAVFLMGLCVSFHSLASTDSDNTDIAAISQLEREADLGDVQAQQTLVEHYLQNPSLIRDIAWYQQLLMVNAFHGHLESQLALADMLEHYSANDPELLDLTIAAYSAIQQQSTFAHQRASELLEQKFNLAKKAQLDTQPLETLPISIEKDTSELDDHHFSPVSLSIILVLFFGAVGSALSAFRSKKTLSLVDLDGLNRQVAEHQLTIDRQKQQLIKAQRLLSKSPQMSSQQNRSTKSSHATKNTLSANEKALMQACRVFGYLPDQIPDQNEIKRQYKKLSHRFHPDRHGDGDSDKMKTLNRAFSILIKNQTITL
- the rluB gene encoding 23S rRNA pseudouridine(2605) synthase RluB, with translation MNEKLQKILARAGHGSRRELEALIKSGRVSVNGIVAKLGERLEDESAVIRIDGHIVSAKVQEEVVCRVLAYYKPEGELCTRHDPEGRRTVFDRLPKIRGSRWISVGRLDANTSGLLLFTTDGELANRLMHPSRQVEREYLVRVFGEVDEHKVKNLVRGVELEDGLARFEDVVYTGGEGMNHTFYVVINEGRNREVRRLWESQDCTVSRLKRVRYGDIFLDKKLPRGGWMELSLKEVNYLRDMVELRAEKETMLDLNKDNTSRKRERAKSQKIRRAVKRHEERVSTPAGRGRSNGRRKPSTRTATGGGQGQNRSEQGRSTGRSGRNNRRG
- a CDS encoding L-threonylcarbamoyladenylate synthase, which translates into the protein MSQFFYVHPENPQTRLINQAVAIIRNGGVVVYPTDSGYALGCQLENKQALERICQIRRIDDKHNFTLLCRDLSEISLYARVDNTAFRLLKNNTPGPYTFIFKGTKEVPRRLMNAKRKTIGIRVPDNQIALDLLEAMGEPLMSTSLILPGSDVTESDPEDIRDKLEHAVDVILNGGYLGEQPTTVIDFSDEDPVVARVGTGDPAPFE